In Euphorbia lathyris chromosome 9, ddEupLath1.1, whole genome shotgun sequence, the following are encoded in one genomic region:
- the LOC136205447 gene encoding protein RISC-INTERACTING CLEARING 3'-5' EXORIBONUCLEASE 2 yields the protein METLRGAQLTMSDGTSLITEVVSDEDSHLCLYVLLQDMLKVGDMVVGFEMEWGFKGYSTSSSMSRSGSLSGRQTSDQPIPTPDNNKSETHPTRKIEHHIALLTLCTKLGCVLIRLSPKSISASLKRFLGIKDIVFVGVHVKEDVLKLKEAYGLVIRNCVELSEWAAKIYDHPKFVFYSGRELAHKLIYIKFEPKPYTTLWSNWFDHNLSSEQIECAATDAFAAYKIGKKLMESGATGVKRLFA from the coding sequence ATGGAAACATTACGAGGAGCCCAATTGACGATGAGCGACGGAACATCCTTAATAACAGAGGTAGTTTCCGACGAAGACTCACATCTCTGTCTCTACGTTCTTCTTCAAGACATGCTCAAAGTAGGAGACATGGTAGTCGGATTCGAAATGGAATGGGGATTCAAAGGCTACTCAACATCATCATCAATGAGCCGATCAGGAAGTTTATCCGGCCGACAAACTTCCGATCAACCAATCCCCACACCAGATAATAATAAATCAGAAACTCATCCAACTCGGAAAATCGAACACCATATAGCATTACTAACTCTATGTACAAAGCTCGGTTGTGTTCTAATCCGATTAAGCCCTAAATCAATTTCGGCATCCTTAAAACGTTTCCTCGGAATTAAGGATATCGTGTTTGTCGGAGTTCATGTTAAGGAAGATGTTCTTAAGTTAAAAGAGGCTTATGGACTCGTTATTAGGAACTGTGTCGAACTCAGTGAGTGGGCTGCTAAAATATATGATCATCCTAAGTTTGTGTTTTATAGTGGAAGAGAATTGGCTCATaaattaatttacataaaattcgaACCGAAACCTTATACGACATTGTGGTCGAATTGGTTTGATCATAATCTCAGTAGTGAACAGATTGAATGTGCAGCTACTGATGCTTTTGCTGCTTATAAAATTGGTAAGAAACTTATGGAGAGCGGTGCCACGGGCGTCAAGAGGTTGTTCGCTTAA